From the genome of Eucalyptus grandis isolate ANBG69807.140 chromosome 2, ASM1654582v1, whole genome shotgun sequence, one region includes:
- the LOC104432892 gene encoding helicase protein MOM1 isoform X1 — protein sequence MRARGSAGRSRDKNMVNQTRSGCKIRDECTNKAHSSGKGSSTSPFASDSYRLRSSTRESSSKKPTVPSVPTIRKSERIEKQTPPTSVSKNLEKVKRQRTPSPVRRSERCKKLRHSSNSLISKKSARRSESSDRQNLMEKKENNGKQLEMEDKESSKSSEEEPASTKTKRGTMSARAYRALFRGSVNKDKADCREELICPKKSFQQEYNNTGAVGPEDVDAVNDCSDRSQEIKDGVESMTQMVEKQNEENTCLRQNSHSTQQGANYDSGRVENRSSLEKQSELMDLSRNGRYLDGHVGLENQEDVPDKQSDSVCLISNASAPAGCQNFTSAAHNFVGIDGINSKGKSGEPDATVNLELDGKQNLHVLVNIDAESGQSTCFICKLGGKLLCCNGAGCQKNYHLSCLDPPLNDVPLGVWHCLACVRKMMKYGAHSVSEGVESIWDCREVEVFDPKGCQKQKQFFVKYKGLAHFHNRWLPEAEVAAQCPSLVAEVAPWKSEWTLPRRLLQKRLITSPQFHSERDRQEEGTGVSMCHYQWLVKWCGLDYEHASWELENASLFLSSEAQSLIKQYENRIERATGACNVEVTMLSERKKRLRNEISKLADPVERQFEYWKVHPNVILVDHEEHISKVTSFILLECDGCLPCLVISPSTLVYSWDAEFFRLAPMVDVVVYNGSKDTRRRIRNLEFSEEGASIAFEVLISPPEAIVEDMNIMQRIEWEAVVIDECQQPRSFAFLDEFLKLKTQRRLFPFNGNLEENISKYRNLLSIVEKFGDEESMNASATNSHETVYKPKERPVSYTAFEGKMDSSRFVEYWVPTQISNVQLEQYCATLLSNSLSLCSSSKGDPVGVLRDILVSARKCCDHPYNVDPSLQGSMMKDLQPIEYLEVGIRASGKLQLLDRLLLEIKKQHLKVLILFQSIGCSGRDLTGDILDDFLRQRFGADSYERVDGGILPSKKQAALNKFNDKELGRFVFLLENRACNFSIKLSSVDMVIIFDSDWNPASDLKNLQKLTIESQVQIKVLRLYLSCTVEEKALLCAKQGMHLELQNISPSTSHMLLMWGASYLMCRLDEFHGSSSVSSMELSDQLLSNSVVQEFLALLSQNENSVKSRSVIVKARQTSGTYCTDFPLVGELKIQSTAEDLPHIFWTKLLEGKHPCWKYLSGSTPRNRKRVQSNVNVLEEVESDSNQLDKKRKKLTNNSISLSSRKQRIDGEKKVAANKEGTSRPFIKSLGGEDLTAIPEGKMVDSDEGRKLRDAQRSLHLLLKPEISRLSDLLNVSDNIKRIIDIFLDYVINNHHVSREPASILQAFQLALCWTAVSLSKEKIDHTESLELAKKHLNYQCKKEEADHVYLMLRHLKKMFLHLRKNSLVDSSKCGELKDKALEMEQSGVKSPLPAMPCLQTIKVEIEDCTFQGSSSNEVISSPNLMDEFGLTLGDISESGREIRNQKQILLELERRKNKICREYEAQKVLLENTRQMEAAIVRLHYGGSTKLDRLERLDREYSTKIEECSHEMAVRLKEIEAEYRASANGVQQDPSLVEGDRRSTQVQLPNKLPEARHGQESSNCHDQLINVDPLPRPSSDQSADAIDCAVKDCLPVRIGCDNDEVSTVASGTVFTEVGPCANGIPIDNQGNAVSLNPCSRENLPGNSHGDFISSRAPDNVSTMNAYTLVDQTPDDSRKEAIDEPGPVEAQESVHLTNVLERSSTLDPQVSETEPPNGSESGVVDNVHRSDGPHKAALVDRSISRMPDDRDKVRATGHALENISSLNAGSLDDQILDGLRKEALDEPVALEVQENICITGELEAPSENEICNGSESEVLENVHPSDGPCEVTLVDQSKSSTVPLANAFAKGASVSFHCTLPDPELRDDCNATSTSRQERNRPNEERHNDEALPDEESRDDCNVTSTTLQEENAPGKQQRDAESVPNQDLGDDSTPAIMQEGNAPDEEQQNAEDASVPSYLTLPGEELRDYSNAASSGIEERNATDEEQHNAETLPEEELRVNCNTVSAGMQERNEPDEEHRNAESATVSSYHTLPDQELGDDFSAPSTSMPERNAPDEEQHNTSQQTELLSSGTCNATSFFSGAADMEPPVLPQPQDQPLNNSSHDLALVRGTATPLQGVGETSNLTVHVQSTQVDENPAAPLNQAMSESAVSIPRGRIVAQISGNSTASVPMESNTQPSQSPFPMAQPRTPLKLHLDPLQNELDRIQREIEQMDKAHEDARMRLVSDCGKEIDEIVAQIRRKYDLKLREIEAEYLPKKKELDMNHRKVLMNRMLAEAFKSKYSDIRASGTNGMQQDVASSSMQPLLQLSSQHNAHQPLPVRVPSAGLQSNGVGTAATPFTSSQSFPTNVASLQNVGPSVGSILDTMAVPQISLSMPPSSANIQAPSDLRSPAPHLQTFRPSVASSGTRLQGLPNWQPPSNPPPTSAPLQQFPAAAAPAGGPAGPSGWHHGGGSAEGFPPNEWGSVLLMDAPCVRPSIVIPPPQRDNLTSSNATDDVVCLSDDD from the exons ATAAAAATATGGTAAATCAAACTCGATCCGGTTGCAAAATTAGGGATGAATGTACAAACAAGGCGCATAGCAGTGGTAAGGGATCGAGTACATCACCCTTTGCATCAGATTCATATAGACTGAGAAGTTCAACCAGGGAGTCATCATCCAAGAAACCAACGGTTCCAAGCGTTCCAACTATTCGAAAGTCGGAGCGAATTGAGAAGCAAACACCACCTACTTCAGTTTCTAAGAATCTTGAGAAGGTCAAGAGACAAAGGACGCCAAGTCCAGTGAGGAGGTCCGAGAGATGCAAGAAGCTGCGGCATTCCTCAAATTCTCTAATATCAAAGAAGTCTGCTAGAAGGTCCGAGTCATCTGATAGGCAAAACctaatggaaaagaaagagaataatggAAAACAATTGGAGATGGAAGATAAGGAATCTAGCAAAAGCAGTGAAGAAGAACCAGCCTCTACCAAGACGAAGAGAGGGACAATGAGTGCTCGTGCTTATAGAGCACTGTTCAGGGGATCAGTAAACAAGGATAAAGCGG ATTGCCGTGAGGAGTTGATTTGTCCAAAAAAGTCCTTTCAGCAGGAATACAACAATACTGGGGCTGTTGGTCCAGAGGACGTTGATGCAGTCAATGATTGTAGTGATCGTAGTCAAGAGATCAAAGATGGTGTGGAATCCATGACACAAAtggtggaaaaacaaaatgaggaaaacaCTTGCCTTAGGCAAAACAGCCATTCTACTCAACAAG GTGCAAATTATGACTCGGGAAGGGTAGAGAACCGTTCCTCACTGGAGAAGCAGTCAGAATTAATGGATCTTAGCAGGAATGGAAGGTATTTAGATGGTCATGTTGGTTTAGAGAATCAAGAAGACGTCCCTGATAAACAGAGCGACTCGGTTTGCTTGATTTCCAATGCCTCAGCCCCAGCTGGATGTCAAAATTTCACCTCTGCAGCGCACAATTTTGTCGGGATAGATGGTATAAATTCAAAGGGAAAAAG TGGGGAGCCTGACGCCACTGTTAACTTGGAACTTGATGGAAAGCAGAACTTGCATGTGTTGGTAAATATTGATGCAGAAAGTGGACAGAGTACATGCTTTATCTGCAAGCTTGGGGGAAAACTCCT GTGCTGCAATGGAGCTGGATGCCAAAAAAACTACCATCTTTCCTGTTTGGATCCTCCTCTTAATGATGTTCCCCTAGGAGTTTGGCACTGTCTTGCATGCGTTAGGAAAATGATGAAGTATGGTGCCCATTCAGTCTCTGAAGGAGTAGAGTCTATTTGGGATTGCAGGGAAGTGGAAGTATTTGATCCCAAAG GGTGTCAAAAGCAGAAgcaattttttgttaaatacaAAGGACTAGCTCATTTTCACAATCGATGGTTACCGGAAGCTGAGGTGGCTGCTCAATGCCCATCTCTAGTTGCTGAG GTGGCGCCGTGGAAGTCAGAGTGGACTTTACCAAGGCGTCTACTGCAGAAGCGATTAATAACTTCTCCTCAATTTCATAGTGAACGTGATAGACAGGAGGAGGGTACTGGTGTGTCAATGTGCCATTACCAATGGCTTGTAAAATGGTGTGGCCTTGATTATGAACATGCTTCATGGGAGCTAGAGAATGCTTCCCTGTTTCTCTCTTCAGAAGCTCAGAGCCTCATCAAACAGTATGAAAACCGAATTGAGAGAGCGACAGGAGCTTGTAATGTTGAAGTGACCATG CtttcagaaagaaaaaaaagattgaggaaTGAAATATCAAAGCTTGCAGATCCTGTTGAAAGGCAGTTCGAATATTGGAAGGTGCACCCAAATGTGATTCTAGTGGATCACGAG GAGCACATTTCAAAGGTCACATCGTTTATTTTACTCGAATGTGACGGCTGTCTTCCGTGTCTCGTCATTTCGCCTTCTACATTAGTTTATTCGTGGGATGCGGAGTTTTTCCGTCTGGCACCAATGGTTGATGTCGTTGTTTACAATGGAAGCAAAGATACTCGAAGACGTATCAGGAACCTGGAATTCTCTGAGGAAGGGGCTTCCATAGCATTTGAAGTGCTCATATCCCCTCCAGAGGCCATTGTTGAG GATATGAATATTATGCAAAGAATAGAATGGGAAGCAGTGGTTATTGATGAATGCCAACAACCTCGAAGTTTTGCCtttcttgatgaatttttgaagctgaagacCCAGAGGAGGCTTTTCCCCTTCAATGGGAATTTAGAG gaaaatatCTCCAAGTACCGTAATCTGCTCTCCATAGTTGAAAAATTTGGTGACGAAGAAAGTATGAATGCATCAGCAACCAATTCTCATGAGACTGTGTATAAGCCGAAGGAGCGGCCAGTGAGCTATACTGCATTTGAGGGCAAGATGGATTCATCTAGATTTGTGGAGTACTGGGTTCCAACACAAATATCGAACGTGCAGCTTGAACAGTATTGTGCTACTCTACTTTCAAACTCTCTGTCACTCTGTTCATCATCAAAGGGTGACCCTGTTGGTGTGCTACGCGATATCCTTGTCTCTGCTCGGAAG TGTTGTGATCATCCATACAATGTTGATCCATCTCTTCAAGGCTCAATGATGAAAGATCTTCAACCAATTGAGTACTTGGAAGTTGGAATAAGAGCTAGCGGGAAACTTCAGCTTCTTGATAGGTTGCTTTTGGAGATAAAGAAACAGCACTTGAAAGTTCTGATATTGTTTCAG TCCATTGGTTGTTCAGGAAGAGATTTGACTGGAGATATTTTGGATGACTTTTTACGTCAGAGGTTTGGTGCAGATTCATATGAACGTGTTGATGGTGGCATTCTCCCTTCTAAGAAACAGGCTGCTTTGAATAAGTTTAATGACAAGGAGCTGGGAAGATTTGTGTTTTTGTTGGAGAATCGGGCCTGTAATTTTAGCATCAAATTGTCATCAGTTGATATGGTGATTATATTTGATAGTGACTGGAATCCTGCTAGTGACTTAAAAAATTTGCAGAAATTAACAATTGAATCTCAAGTCCAAATAAAAGTACTCCGCTTGTATTTGTCCTGTACGGTGGAAGAAAAGGCATTGTTATGTGCAAAGCAAGGCATGCACCTTGAACTGCAAAATATAAGTCCAAGCACTAGCCACATGTTACTCATGTGGGGGGCATCATATCTAATGTGTAGATTGGACGAGTTCCATGGCAGCTCTAGTGTGTCTTCCATGGAATTGTCTGATCAATTGCTTTCGAACTCTGTGGTTCAGGAGTTTCTGGctctgctttcccagaatgaAAACAGTGTTAAGAGCAGATCTGTCATTGTCAAAGCACGGCAAACCTCAGGAACTTACTGCACAGATTTTCCTTTGGTTGGTGAGTTGAAGATTCAGTCCACTGCTGAAGATTTACCACATATTTTCTGGACAAAGTTATTGGAAGGAAAGCATCCTTGCTGGAAATACCTGTCTGGTTCAACCCCAAGGAACAGAAAAAGGGTTCAATCAAATGTCAATGTACTAGAAGAAGTTGAGTCTGACAGTAACCAGCTGGACAAGAAACGCAAGAAGCTGACAAATAATAGCATATCTCTGTCCTCTAGGAAGCAGCGAATAGATGGGGAGAAAAAGGTCGCTGCTAACAAGGAAG GGACTTCCAGACCATTTATTAAATCTCTTGGAGGAGAAGATTTGACAGCTATACCTGAAGGTAAAATGGTTGACTCTGATGAGGGAAGAAAGTTGCGTGATGCACAGAGGAGCCTCCATCTTTTGCTGAAACCAGAAATCTCGAGACTTAGTGACTTGTTGAATGTATCG GACAATATCAAGCGTATCATTGATATCTTCCTTGATTATGTAATCAATAATCATCATGTCAGCCGGGAACCAGCGAGTATTCTACAAGCTTTCCAGTTGGCTCTG TGTTGGACTGCAGTTTCtttatcaaaggaaaaaatagatcACACAGAATCTCTTGAGCTTGCGAAAAAGCATTTGAACTACCAGTGCAAGAAAGAAGAGGCAGATCATGTGTATTTGATGTTGCGACATCTAAAGAAAATGTTTCTCCACCTTAGAAAGAATTCTCTGGTTGATTCCTCAAAATGTGGAGAACTGAAAGACAAAGCGCTTGAGATGGAGCAATCTGGTGTGAAGTCGCCCCTGCCAGCTATGCCTTGCCTCCAAACCATAAAAGTAGAGATTGAAGATTGTACCTTTCAAGGATCCTCCAGTAATGAGGTCATTTCTAGTCCTAACTTAATGGATGAGTTTGGATTGACATTGGGAGATATTTCTGAAAGTGGCAGAGAAATTCGGAACCAGAAACAGATATTGCTGGAGCTagaaaggaggaagaacaaAATATGCAGGGAATATGAGGCGCAGAAGGTGTTGCTGGAGAATACTCGTCAAATGGAGGCTGCGATTGTCCGTTTGCATTATGGTGGTTCAACAAAATTAGACAGGCTGGAGAGATTGGACAGGGAGTACTCtacaaaaattgaagaatgctCACATGAGATGGCTGTACGCCTTAAAGAAATTGAGGCTGAATATCGAGCCTCAGCAAATGGAGTTCAGCAGGATCCTTCTCTAGTAGAGGGAGACAGGCGCTCAACGCAAGTGCAATTGCCGAATAAGCTGCCTGAAGCCAGGCATGGTCAGGAAAGTTCCAATTGTCATGATCAACTTATTAACGTGGACCCTTTACCGAGGCCCTCATCTGATCAAAGTGCTGATGCAATTGACTGTGCTGTAAAGGACTGCCTTCCAGTTAGGATTGGCTGTGACAATGATGAGGTGAGTACCGTGGCTTCAGGAACAGTTTTTACAGAGGTAGGGCCATGTGCTAATGGAATACCAATAGACAACCAAGGGAATGCTGTTTCTCTAAATCCCTGTTCTCGGGAGAATCTTCCTGGTAACTCACACGGTGATTTTATCAGTAGCCGTGCTCCAGACAACGTGAGCACTATGAATGCTTACACGTTGGTGGATCAGACTCCTGATGATTCAAGAAAGGAAGCAATTGATGAGCCGGGTCCAGTGGAGGCGCAAGAGAGTGTTCATTTAACAAATGTACTGGAGAGATCGAGTACTCTGGATCCACAAGTATCAGAAACGGAACCACCTAATGGATCTGAATCTGGAGTGGTTGATAATGTCCATCGCAGTGATGGACCTCATAAAGCTGCCTTGGTTGATCGATCAATATCAAGGATGCCTGATGACAGAGACAAAGTCAGGGCCACTGGTCATGCTCTGGAGAATATCAGCTCTCTGAATGCTGGCTCCTTGGATGATCAGATTCTTGATGGTTTGAGAAAGGAAGCACTTGATGAACCAGTTGCGCTGGAGGTGCAAGAGAATATTTGTATAACAGGTGAACTGGAAGCTCCATcagaaaatgaaatatgcaatggATCTGAATCTGAAGTACTTGAGAATGTCCATCCCAGTGATGGACCTTGTGAAGTTACTTTGGTCGATCAATCAAAGTCAAGTACAGTGCCGCTAGCAAATGCCTTTGCCAAGGGAGCTTCTGTGTCATTTCATTGT ACCCTGCCTGACCCGGAGTTGAGAGATGATTGTAATGCCACATCCACCAGCAGGCAAGAGAGAAATAGACCCAATGAAGAGCGACATAATGATGAG GCCCTACCTGATGAGGAGTCGAGAGATGATTGTAATGTCACATCCACCACCTTGCAAGAAGAAAATGCACCTGGTAAACAGCAGCGTGATGCTGAG AGCGTGCCTAACCAGGATTTGGGAGATGATTCTACACCAGCCATAATGCAAGAGGGAAATGCACCTGATGAAGAGCAGCAAAATGCTGAGGACGCTTCCGTGCCATCTTATCTT ACCTTACCTGGCGAGGAGTTGAGAGATTATAGCAATGCCGCATCCAGCGGCATCGAAGAGAGAAATGCAACAGATGAAGAGCAGCATAATGCTGAG ACCTTACCTGAAGAGGAGTTGAGAGTTAATTGTAACACAGTATCCGCTGGCATGCAAGAGAGAAATGAACCCGATGAAGAGCACCGTAATGCTGAGAGTGCTACCGTATCATCTTATCAT ACCTTACCTGATCAGGAGTTGGGAGATGATTTTAGTGCCCCGTCCACCAGCATGCCAGAGAGAAATGCACCTGACGAAGAGCAGCATAATACTTCTCAACAAACTGAGCTTCTTTCATCTGGTACTTGTAATGCTACATCATTTTTCTCTGGAGCAGCAGATATGGAGCCTCCAGTGCTTCCGCAGCCGCAAGATCAGCCTCTTAATAACAGTTCACATGATTTAGCTCTGGTCAGAGGAACTGCAACTCCACTCCAGGGGGTGGGAGAGACTTCTAATCTAACTGTTCACGTTCAGTCAACACAAGTTGATGAAAACCCTGCTGCGCCTCTTAATCAAGCAATGTCGGAATCTGCAGTCAGCATTCCTCGTGGTAGGATAGTGGCACAGATCTCAGGCAATTCCACTGCATCTGTCCCTATGGAAAGTAACACTCAGCCATCGCAGAGTCCTTTTCCAATGGCACAACCCAGAACGCCTCTGAAATTGCACCTGGATCCTCTTCAGAACGAGCTGGACAGAATACAAAGGGAAATTGAGCAGATGGACAAAGCACATGAAGATGCA AGAATGCGACTGGTATCTGATTGCGGCAAGGAGATAGATGAAATTGTCGCACAAATTCGCAGGAAGTATGATTTGAAACTTAGGGAGATTGAGGCAGAATATCTTCCTAAGAAAAAGGAACTTGACATGAATCACCGCAAAGTTCTGATGAATAGGATGCTAGCTGAGGCGTTCAAATCCAAGTATTCTGATATCAGGGCATCTGGCACAAATGGAATGCAACAAG ATGTAGCTTCCAGTTCCATGCAGCCGTTGCTACAGTTATCATCGCAGCATAATGCACATCAGCCTTTGCCAGTTCGTGTCCCTTCTGCTGGCCTTCAGTCGAATGGGGTTGGCACTGCCGCCACTCCATTCACAAGCTCACAGAGTTTTCCTACCAATGTGGCGAGCTTGCAGAATGTTGGCCCTTCTGTAGGTTCCATCCTGGATACCATGGCTGTGCCCCAGATCAGCCTCAGCATGCCACCGTCATCAGCAAACATCCAAGCTCCCAGTGATCTTCGTTCTCCTGCTCCACATCTCCAAACTTTCAGACCTTCTGTTGCATCCTCAGGCACCCGTTTGCAGGGCTTGCCAAATTGGCAGCCACCTAGCAACCCACCTCCAACTTCTGCCCCTCTCCAGCAGTTTCCAGCGGCAGCAGCACCAGCTGGGGGCCCAGCAGGTCCAAGTGGTTGGCATCATGGCGGGGGATCTGCAGAAGGGTTTCCACCTAATGAATGGGGGAGTGTTCTTCTTATGGATGCCCCTTGCGTTCGTCCTTCAATCGTTATTCCTCCTCCACAAAGGGATAATTTAACCTCCTCTAATGCTACCGATGACGTTGTATGCTTATCCGATGACGACTGA